In one window of Desulforhabdus amnigena DNA:
- a CDS encoding UDP-glucose dehydrogenase family protein codes for MKIAIIGTGYVGLVSGACFAEFGHEVTCIDKDAEKIARLQRGEIPIYEPGLDQLVHKNISAGRLIFTTEFNPGIPEAQVIFIAVGTPASRRGDGYADLTYVHDAARQLASHLQGYTVIVNKSTVPVGTARQVARIVSEVNPGADFDVASNPEFLREGAAIRDFMHPDRVVIGVDSERAQEVLKAIYRPLYLIETPFVITGIETSELIKYAANAFLATKISFINELANICEEIGADVQDVARGIGLDGRIGKKFLHAGPGYGGSCFPKDTHALLRIAQENGVACRIVESVVEVNSAQKARMARKIRKAVGGNEGGKTIAVLGLAFKPETDDLRDAPALTIISTLLEHGAIIRAHDPQAMKEAARVLDGVTFCSNPYEACEGADAVVLMTEWNEYRALDLKRIKEVMKRPVFVDLRNVYMPRMMAENGFDYYSVGRAAVTGR; via the coding sequence ATGAAAATAGCCATTATTGGAACTGGATATGTAGGATTGGTGAGTGGAGCCTGTTTTGCCGAATTCGGCCACGAAGTTACCTGCATCGACAAGGACGCTGAAAAAATCGCCCGCCTGCAGCGCGGGGAAATCCCCATTTACGAGCCTGGTCTGGACCAGCTGGTGCACAAAAACATCTCGGCCGGGCGGTTGATTTTCACCACCGAGTTCAACCCCGGAATCCCCGAGGCCCAGGTGATTTTTATCGCTGTGGGGACTCCCGCCTCCCGCCGGGGCGACGGCTATGCGGACCTGACCTATGTCCACGATGCAGCCCGCCAGCTGGCTTCTCATCTTCAGGGGTATACGGTGATCGTCAACAAGAGTACCGTCCCCGTGGGAACGGCGCGCCAGGTGGCTCGCATCGTTTCCGAAGTGAACCCCGGTGCGGACTTCGATGTCGCGAGCAATCCCGAGTTCCTGAGGGAGGGGGCTGCCATCCGGGATTTCATGCATCCCGACCGCGTGGTGATCGGCGTGGATTCCGAAAGGGCGCAGGAGGTGCTCAAGGCGATTTACCGTCCCCTCTACCTCATCGAAACTCCCTTCGTGATCACGGGGATTGAAACCTCGGAATTGATCAAGTACGCGGCCAACGCGTTTCTTGCAACCAAGATCAGCTTCATCAATGAGCTCGCCAACATCTGCGAGGAAATCGGCGCCGATGTGCAGGACGTGGCCAGGGGCATAGGTCTGGACGGACGCATCGGCAAGAAGTTTCTCCATGCGGGGCCGGGCTATGGAGGATCGTGTTTCCCCAAGGATACCCACGCACTGCTTCGCATCGCCCAGGAAAACGGTGTGGCCTGCCGCATCGTGGAATCCGTCGTTGAGGTGAATTCGGCCCAGAAGGCCCGCATGGCCCGGAAAATCCGTAAAGCCGTGGGAGGCAACGAGGGCGGGAAAACCATCGCCGTCCTGGGCCTGGCATTCAAGCCGGAGACGGACGATCTGAGGGATGCGCCCGCCCTGACCATCATTTCCACCCTGCTGGAACATGGAGCCATCATCCGCGCTCATGACCCCCAGGCCATGAAGGAGGCCGCCAGGGTGCTGGATGGCGTTACGTTCTGTTCCAATCCCTACGAGGCCTGTGAAGGGGCCGATGCCGTGGTGCTCATGACGGAATGGAACGAATACCGTGCCCTGGACCTGAAACGGATCAAAGAAGTGATGAAGCGGCCCGTTTTTGTGGACCTTAGAAATGTCTATATGCCCAGGATGATGGCGGAAAACGGGTTCGACTATTACAGCGTGGGAAGGGCCGCCGTAACCGGCAGGTAA
- a CDS encoding glutaminyl-peptide cyclotransferase, whose translation MSRTSVLPALAVLPILLLWHPEGKTAPPQPVTPIYDFQIVHVYPHDPDAFTQGLVFADGFLFESTGRNGKSSLRKIDLETGEVLKKCILPDEFFGEGLTQWEGNLIQLTWKSRIGFIYDRETFQKKGEFTYATEGWGITHDGVSLIMSDGSSLLRFLDPVTFQETRRLEVSDHGIPVQNLNELEFVRGEILANVWRTDAIARISPRSGEVLGWIDLSSLRAALGPVRQLDVVNGIAYDSKNDRIFVTGKLWPRLFEVTFKLRKP comes from the coding sequence TTGAGCAGAACCAGTGTGTTGCCGGCATTGGCGGTTCTGCCGATTTTGTTGCTGTGGCATCCTGAAGGGAAAACGGCTCCACCGCAGCCTGTGACTCCCATTTATGATTTCCAGATTGTGCATGTCTATCCTCACGATCCGGATGCCTTCACGCAGGGGCTGGTCTTCGCGGATGGTTTTCTTTTCGAGAGCACCGGTCGCAACGGCAAGTCGTCGCTGCGGAAAATCGATCTCGAAACAGGAGAGGTCCTGAAGAAATGTATTCTTCCGGATGAATTTTTTGGGGAGGGATTGACCCAGTGGGAAGGAAACCTGATCCAGTTGACATGGAAATCCCGGATCGGCTTCATTTACGACAGGGAGACGTTCCAGAAAAAGGGGGAATTCACTTATGCCACTGAAGGGTGGGGGATCACGCACGACGGAGTGTCGCTCATCATGAGTGACGGCAGTTCCCTTTTGCGCTTTCTGGATCCTGTGACATTCCAGGAAACCCGGCGGCTGGAGGTGAGCGATCACGGAATCCCTGTCCAGAATCTCAATGAACTGGAGTTCGTTCGGGGTGAGATCCTGGCCAATGTCTGGCGCACCGACGCCATCGCGAGGATTTCTCCCCGGTCGGGAGAGGTCCTCGGGTGGATAGATCTTTCTTCTTTGCGGGCGGCTCTGGGGCCTGTCAGGCAGTTGGACGTCGTCAATGGCATTGCCTACGATTCCAAAAATGACCGCATTTTTGTAACGGGCAAATTGTGGCCCCGGCTTTTCGAAGTTACTTTTAAGCTGCGAAAGCCGTGA
- a CDS encoding HDOD domain-containing protein, producing MVQELDGYEVKALNYELLLKDILTAAEKLPPFPDVAWKVLGLIRKMASVKQIESVIKYDPTIAARILSLSQSAYYRRAGKVSSLQDAIVVLGNQKLVEVILAACAVHYFRGQVSGYRLNERELWRHSVSTAVLSEKLALRFRKKRVLTAYTAGLLHDIGKTVLDLYAKIYLHIDLNQIRKSGIQFIEAERRALGIDHQELGQLIARSWNFPPEVTVAIGNHHFPQKAKTDQDMAAIVYIADRLVNGMQESREPRDAVDPETDPVFKALGVTSQIAEDLQAEISEAVEGIVSFLKNEA from the coding sequence ATGGTCCAGGAACTCGATGGGTATGAAGTCAAGGCGCTCAACTACGAACTCCTGTTGAAGGATATTCTCACCGCTGCGGAGAAGCTGCCGCCTTTTCCCGATGTGGCATGGAAGGTGCTCGGCCTCATCCGGAAAATGGCTTCCGTCAAGCAAATAGAATCCGTCATCAAATATGATCCGACCATTGCCGCTCGAATCCTTTCCCTGAGCCAATCCGCATATTACCGGCGCGCAGGGAAAGTCTCTTCCCTGCAGGATGCCATCGTGGTCCTGGGAAATCAGAAGCTGGTGGAAGTGATCCTGGCCGCCTGTGCCGTTCACTACTTCCGGGGCCAGGTTTCGGGGTATCGTCTCAATGAGCGCGAACTGTGGCGCCATTCGGTTTCCACGGCGGTTCTGTCCGAAAAGCTTGCGCTGCGCTTCAGGAAGAAGAGGGTGCTCACGGCCTACACGGCGGGTTTGCTGCACGATATCGGCAAGACGGTCCTGGATCTGTATGCCAAGATCTATCTGCACATCGATTTGAACCAGATCCGTAAGAGCGGCATTCAGTTCATCGAGGCGGAACGGAGGGCATTGGGAATAGACCACCAGGAACTGGGGCAGCTCATTGCGCGCAGTTGGAATTTTCCCCCCGAAGTGACCGTTGCCATCGGGAACCATCACTTTCCTCAAAAGGCCAAAACCGATCAGGACATGGCGGCCATCGTCTACATTGCCGATCGGCTGGTCAATGGTATGCAGGAGTCGCGGGAGCCGCGGGATGCTGTCGACCCGGAAACGGATCCCGTTTTCAAAGCACTCGGTGTTACCTCTCAGATTGCCGAAGATCTGCAGGCAGAGATCTCCGAGGCAGTGGAAGGCATTGTGAGCTTCCTGAAGAACGAAGCATGA
- a CDS encoding 2Fe-2S iron-sulfur cluster-binding protein, with protein MIKITVDGKQIEAQEGTSLLQACLDNDIFIPNLCYMKEMEHPPTSCRMCFVQIEGESKPVTSCNRKVQEGMVVRTDTEQVRQLQQNVFQLLFSAHHMDCKNCLSRKTCQLQKIAKFLGIRLKAKKPEELGRDLTVQPTHPCFDLLPARCILCHKCLYVCKEKGYSILKAVKNGINTFITYCGEEQDPAKLPCPTCGACVEICPVSAIVPKKEAPKEAAAGA; from the coding sequence ATGATTAAAATTACCGTCGATGGAAAGCAGATCGAAGCACAAGAGGGAACCAGCCTTCTCCAGGCATGTCTCGACAACGACATTTTTATTCCCAACTTGTGCTACATGAAAGAGATGGAACATCCCCCCACATCCTGCAGGATGTGTTTCGTACAGATCGAGGGGGAAAGCAAACCCGTCACTTCGTGCAATCGCAAGGTTCAAGAAGGAATGGTCGTGCGGACGGACACGGAACAAGTACGGCAGCTGCAGCAAAACGTGTTTCAGCTCCTTTTTTCCGCCCACCACATGGATTGCAAGAATTGCCTTTCCAGGAAAACCTGTCAACTTCAGAAGATCGCGAAATTCCTGGGCATCCGTCTCAAGGCCAAAAAGCCCGAAGAACTGGGGCGCGATCTGACGGTCCAGCCGACTCATCCCTGCTTCGATCTTCTCCCGGCACGGTGCATCCTTTGCCATAAGTGCCTGTATGTGTGTAAGGAAAAAGGTTATTCCATCCTGAAGGCGGTGAAGAACGGGATCAACACCTTCATTACCTACTGTGGGGAAGAGCAGGATCCGGCAAAGCTTCCCTGTCCTACCTGTGGAGCCTGCGTGGAAATCTGCCCGGTGAGCGCCATCGTTCCGAAGAAGGAGGCTCCGAAGGAGGCCGCAGCCGGCGCATGA
- a CDS encoding B12-binding domain-containing radical SAM protein — MLLIHPPVVKPCEPPPGIAKIAGAMHRNGIHCTVLDANMEGLLHLMEGPQRSSDKWTARAARNLSNHLHSLRSRDVYDHFDRYKRAVLDLNRLVEMSTTVSEGSRVGLGNYQHAELSPVRSEDLIRAAERPEENPFFPYFSRRIGQILDHRPYKVVGLSLNFLSQALCAFAMMGFIRKEYPELTLALGGGLVTSWMRRPGWRNPFGGLVDEMVAGPGEEALLSLLGTGGKSMEHCTPTYEALPMEKYLSPGAILPYSASSGCYWNRCAFCPERAEGNPYAPLPVKRVLQDLNILVAQTRPVLIHLLDNAVSPRLMKGLALDPPGPPWYGFARITDHLADPDFCMALKRSGCVMLKLGLESGDQEVIDREEKGVDLAVASRALKTLNQAGIATYVYLLFGTPSETLNAARNTLLFTVKHSDCIQFLNLAIFNLPVYGPEASGLETKTLYEGDLSLYTGFSHPLGWDRGVVRQFLDKEFKRHPAVAKILRNDPPIFTSNHASFFRKLTMPSTASEISACRSSAI, encoded by the coding sequence ATGCTTCTGATTCATCCCCCCGTGGTCAAACCCTGTGAACCTCCTCCCGGCATTGCAAAAATTGCAGGGGCGATGCACCGTAATGGAATACACTGCACAGTGCTCGACGCCAACATGGAAGGGCTGCTCCACTTGATGGAGGGTCCCCAAAGGTCCTCCGACAAATGGACGGCGCGGGCAGCCCGCAACCTTTCGAACCACCTTCATTCCTTGAGAAGCCGTGACGTCTACGACCATTTCGACCGGTACAAGCGGGCTGTCCTGGACCTGAATCGCCTCGTGGAAATGTCCACAACGGTTTCAGAGGGCTCCAGGGTGGGGTTGGGCAACTACCAGCACGCGGAGCTCTCTCCCGTTCGAAGCGAAGATCTTATCCGGGCGGCGGAGCGCCCCGAAGAAAACCCTTTTTTTCCCTATTTCAGCCGAAGGATCGGGCAAATCCTGGATCACCGCCCTTACAAGGTGGTGGGGCTTTCCCTGAATTTTTTGAGCCAGGCCTTGTGCGCCTTCGCGATGATGGGATTCATCAGGAAAGAATACCCTGAATTGACGCTGGCCCTCGGGGGAGGACTGGTTACCTCCTGGATGAGGAGGCCGGGATGGCGAAATCCCTTTGGCGGCCTGGTGGATGAAATGGTGGCCGGACCGGGGGAAGAGGCTCTCCTCTCCCTCCTGGGAACCGGGGGGAAAAGCATGGAACACTGCACGCCCACCTACGAAGCCCTTCCCATGGAAAAATATCTCTCTCCGGGTGCGATCCTTCCCTACAGCGCCTCGAGCGGATGCTACTGGAACCGTTGCGCCTTCTGCCCCGAAAGAGCGGAAGGCAACCCTTACGCGCCCCTTCCCGTAAAGAGGGTGCTCCAAGATCTGAACATTCTGGTGGCGCAAACCAGGCCGGTCCTGATCCATCTCCTCGACAATGCCGTCAGCCCCAGGCTCATGAAAGGCCTCGCCCTCGATCCCCCCGGGCCTCCCTGGTATGGATTCGCCAGGATCACGGATCATCTCGCCGATCCGGATTTTTGCATGGCCTTGAAACGCTCGGGATGCGTCATGTTGAAACTGGGTTTGGAATCGGGGGACCAGGAAGTGATCGACCGGGAAGAGAAAGGGGTGGACCTCGCGGTGGCATCCAGGGCCCTCAAGACCCTGAACCAAGCGGGCATTGCAACCTACGTCTACCTGCTCTTCGGCACACCCTCGGAAACACTGAACGCGGCAAGGAACACGCTCCTTTTCACCGTGAAGCACAGCGACTGCATTCAGTTCCTGAATCTGGCCATTTTCAACCTGCCCGTCTATGGACCTGAAGCTTCCGGGCTTGAAACGAAAACGCTTTACGAGGGAGATCTCTCTCTTTACACGGGATTTTCACATCCGCTGGGGTGGGATAGAGGTGTGGTGCGGCAATTTCTGGACAAGGAATTCAAAAGGCATCCGGCTGTCGCGAAAATCCTGAGAAACGACCCTCCGATTTTTACCTCGAATCATGCTTCGTTCTTCAGGAAGCTCACAATGCCTTCCACTGCCTCGGAGATCTCTGCCTGCAGATCTTCGGCAATCTGA
- the acnA gene encoding aconitate hydratase AcnA: MHVKGTNSFRTLATLNVGGTRFIYFRLAELESQGWTQAARLPVSIKILLENLLRNEDGRIVTCDHIEALLATAASPSGPVREIPFMPARVLLQDFTGVPAVVDLATMRNAMKRLGGDPDRINPLVRADLVIDHSVQVDAYGTRDALDLNERKEYERNHERYGLLRWAQKAFHNFTVVPPGRGIVHQVNLEYLASVVMMASNPQTASPNGEGMLYPDTVVGTDSHTTMINGLGVLGWGVGGIEAEAVMLGQPYYFPIPQVVGVKLEGELRPGITATDLVLHVTELLRNKKVVGKFVEFYGPGLSALSLPDRATLANMAPEYGATMGFCPVDEKTLDYLRLTGRDASLVNLVEAYTKEQGLFQTADSPEPIFSDTVSLDLSRVEANLAGPKRPQDRVPLAAASSAFKEALGREISQWGFGLSEEDRKKRVTLRLKNEEVELSHGSVVIAAITSCTNTSNPAVMLAAGILAQNALKKGIRTKPWVKTSLAPGSRVVTDYLEKSGLLPALEAQGFFLVGYGCTTCIGNSGPLPEPVQRAIEEGNLVAASVLSGNRNFEGRIHGSVRANYLASPPLVVAYALAGRLTIDFEKEPLGRDEAGNPVFLKDIWPGSEDIARVMNENLRDEFFSSRYKNIYEGDAAWRNLSVPEGGIYAWDTQSTYIREAPFFEKLTQEAAPIEDIVAARVLLLLGDSVTTDHISPAGAIPPDSPAGRYLQSLGIAPEDFNSYGSRRGNHEVMIRGTFANTRIRNRLLENVSGGFTRHFPGGEQMTVWEAARRYAGESVPLIVLAGKEYGTGSSRDWAAKGTALLGVKAVVAESYERIHRSNLIGMGVLPLQFVEGESAESLGLTGSEVFSFKNLEERLASGKEIEVEAAAADGSTRSFTVLSRLDTPIELEYYRHGGILPKVLREMMRSV; encoded by the coding sequence ATGCATGTCAAAGGCACAAACAGTTTCAGAACGCTTGCCACGCTGAACGTGGGCGGCACCCGTTTCATTTATTTCCGCCTGGCCGAACTGGAGTCTCAAGGCTGGACGCAGGCGGCGAGACTTCCCGTTTCCATCAAGATCCTGCTTGAAAATCTGCTTCGAAACGAAGATGGCCGCATCGTGACCTGCGATCACATAGAGGCCCTCCTCGCCACCGCCGCTTCTCCTTCCGGCCCGGTGCGGGAAATCCCTTTCATGCCCGCTCGCGTCCTCCTGCAGGACTTCACAGGAGTTCCCGCCGTAGTGGACCTTGCCACCATGCGCAATGCCATGAAGCGCCTGGGGGGCGATCCCGACCGCATCAATCCCCTGGTGCGGGCAGACCTGGTGATCGACCACTCGGTGCAGGTGGACGCTTACGGGACCCGCGATGCCTTGGATCTGAACGAACGGAAGGAATACGAAAGGAACCATGAACGCTACGGCCTTTTGCGCTGGGCTCAAAAAGCCTTCCACAACTTCACGGTGGTTCCCCCCGGAAGAGGGATCGTGCACCAGGTGAACCTGGAATACCTGGCCTCCGTCGTGATGATGGCCTCCAACCCTCAAACCGCTTCCCCGAACGGCGAAGGGATGCTCTATCCCGATACCGTGGTGGGAACGGATTCCCATACCACCATGATCAACGGCCTGGGGGTGCTCGGCTGGGGAGTGGGAGGCATCGAGGCCGAAGCCGTGATGCTCGGGCAGCCCTATTACTTCCCCATTCCACAGGTCGTGGGAGTGAAACTGGAAGGCGAACTCCGCCCGGGCATCACCGCAACGGACCTGGTTTTGCACGTCACGGAACTGCTTCGAAACAAGAAGGTGGTCGGCAAATTCGTGGAATTCTACGGACCGGGTCTTTCCGCCCTCAGCCTCCCCGACCGGGCCACTCTCGCCAATATGGCCCCCGAATACGGAGCCACCATGGGATTTTGCCCGGTGGACGAGAAGACCCTCGATTACCTGCGCCTCACAGGACGGGATGCCTCCCTTGTAAACCTCGTGGAAGCCTACACCAAGGAACAGGGGCTCTTCCAAACCGCCGACAGCCCGGAACCCATTTTTTCGGATACCGTTTCGCTGGATCTGAGCCGGGTGGAAGCCAACCTGGCCGGTCCCAAGCGTCCCCAGGACAGGGTCCCCCTGGCGGCGGCATCCTCCGCCTTCAAGGAAGCGCTGGGCAGGGAAATTTCCCAGTGGGGCTTCGGGTTGAGCGAGGAAGATCGAAAAAAACGGGTCACTCTCCGGCTGAAAAACGAGGAAGTGGAACTCTCCCACGGGTCCGTCGTCATTGCAGCCATCACCAGTTGCACCAACACTTCCAATCCGGCCGTCATGCTCGCGGCGGGAATCCTCGCGCAAAATGCGTTGAAAAAGGGCATCCGGACCAAACCCTGGGTCAAAACCAGCCTCGCCCCCGGTTCCCGCGTGGTGACGGACTACCTCGAAAAGAGCGGTCTCCTTCCCGCCCTGGAAGCCCAGGGATTTTTCCTCGTGGGCTATGGCTGCACGACCTGCATCGGAAACAGCGGCCCCCTTCCGGAACCCGTCCAGCGCGCCATCGAAGAGGGCAACTTGGTGGCGGCCTCGGTTTTGAGCGGCAATCGCAACTTCGAAGGGCGCATCCACGGCTCGGTTCGCGCCAACTACCTGGCATCCCCACCCCTCGTGGTGGCCTATGCCCTGGCGGGGCGGCTCACCATCGATTTCGAAAAGGAGCCTCTCGGCCGGGATGAAGCGGGAAACCCCGTTTTCCTCAAAGACATCTGGCCCGGCAGCGAGGATATCGCCCGCGTGATGAACGAAAACCTCCGAGACGAGTTCTTTTCAAGCCGCTACAAGAACATTTACGAAGGAGACGCCGCCTGGCGGAACCTTTCCGTTCCGGAAGGCGGCATCTATGCGTGGGACACTCAGTCCACCTACATTCGCGAGGCCCCCTTCTTCGAAAAACTCACCCAGGAAGCCGCTCCCATCGAGGACATCGTTGCGGCCAGGGTACTGCTTCTCCTGGGGGATTCGGTCACAACGGACCATATTTCCCCCGCGGGAGCCATCCCGCCGGACAGCCCCGCCGGCCGGTATCTCCAATCCCTTGGAATCGCCCCTGAAGATTTCAACTCCTACGGCTCCCGCCGGGGCAATCATGAAGTCATGATCCGCGGGACCTTCGCCAATACGCGCATTCGAAACCGTCTTCTCGAAAATGTTTCCGGAGGATTCACACGGCATTTTCCGGGCGGGGAGCAGATGACCGTCTGGGAAGCCGCAAGGCGATATGCCGGGGAATCGGTCCCCCTCATCGTGCTCGCCGGCAAGGAATACGGAACCGGGAGCAGCCGCGACTGGGCCGCCAAGGGAACGGCGCTCCTGGGAGTCAAGGCCGTTGTGGCCGAGAGTTATGAACGCATCCACCGGAGCAATCTCATCGGCATGGGGGTTCTCCCCCTGCAGTTCGTCGAGGGGGAATCCGCAGAATCCCTCGGCCTGACCGGCAGTGAAGTCTTTTCCTTCAAAAACCTCGAGGAAAGGCTTGCCTCGGGAAAGGAAATCGAGGTGGAAGCGGCGGCGGCCGACGGCAGCACCAGGTCCTTCACCGTGCTGAGCCGCCTCGACACCCCCATAGAACTGGAATACTACCGCCACGGGGGGATTCTCCCGAAAGTCCTGAGGGAAATGATGCGAAGCGTTTAG